The following is a genomic window from Candidatus Obscuribacter sp..
AAACGGTGTGCATACTCCCTGTAAGTGCAGGCTGACCTTTTTGTCCAGAGCAGCATCAATGACACCCATTGCCTGAAACGGCTCGCCATCATTTAGCTGCATATAGCCTAAGTAATGATTATCCGGAAAAGTAAATATTCTGACTTCTTTGCCCTGAATATCTTTACCCACCTTGCAGATATAGTCGTTGTTTTTAAGTAGTTTTGCTACTACTTGAAATTCTGATTCTTCGTCACCAGCTGGATCTAAGCTTGTTGTTAGCTGTTGTTGTTGTTTGTGACCGGTGTAGTCAATAAAACTGATTACTGCCAGACCGGCCAGGACTAGAAAAATACATACTCCTGCTGCGATCAATATATTTTTTAGTAGATCTTCTTTTTGCTCCTCTGGTGCCTTTGTCACTATCTGCGGTGGCGTGTAGTGCAGCGGAATTGTCAGTGAAGATTTGGTTGTTGAGTCTTGATGAGTAGTATTGCTTTTGCCGTTTTGGTCTTGTCCGGCATCAAGGTCTTCTTGACTGGATGCGGGTAAAGGGTTGTTGGCGGTAGTGCTCAGTCCGCTACTTAAAATCGATTTGCCTTTGAGTATTCGTGTCAGATCCACGCCTACTTGCGACATACTCTGATAACGGTCGGCTGGATTTTTAGCCAGCATCTTCTGAATCAGGCTCTCCAGTGATTCGTTAAAATGTCCGTTGGGTGCCAGGCTAGCGAGAGTAGGGGGTGTCAGTGTCTGGTGTTTGAGTATGGTGGCAAAAGCGCTATCACCCTTAAAGGGCGGAAATGCTGTCAATGCCTCCACAAGTGAGCAGCCCAGGCTGTAGATATCGGAGCGCTGATCGACGTGTTTGCCAGTGCTCTGTTCAGGGCTCATATATATCGGTGTACCAAAAATTAGACCAGAGGCAGTTTGATGTTGATCGCTGTAAGTGGACCCTGACTTGGGGGAAAGCCGTGCGATGCCAAAGTCCACCAGTTTGGCTGTGGTGGAATTATTGCGCAGGTCTTTTACGAGTATGACGTTGGCCGGTTTGAGGTCACGGTGAATGATTCCGACAGTGTGCGCTTGATCGAGAGCGCTTGCTAGCTGGACAAAGAGCTGCAAAGCTTCGTTTACTGGCAACCGCCCATTGCGCTTGAGCATTGTTTCAAGTGTTTCACCATCAATCAGATCCATGACATAGTAAGGGTATTCGCCTTGATCAACTCCCATATTGTGGATGCCGACTATGCTGGGATGGTGCAATCTGGCAAGGGCCTTGGCTTCCAGTTGGAAACGTTTCCAGTTTTCTTGCGATACTGAAGCGTCGGCAAGGATTTTCATGGCATATTGTTGTTTTATCTCGATATGCTCACAGGCAAAAACTACACCCATGCCGCCACTGCCCAGTGGTTTGCCGAGCTTAAAGACCTTATCGACTATATCGCCCTGTTTGTATTTTTTAGGTGTTTTTACTGGCATACGCCAGTCTGTTTTGTCGGGGCTGGATTTGGTTGCACTGTCGATGTCGCTGTCCTCGGGCGCATTGCTAGCTGCGTCAGTAGCATCGACCTGGGCTTCTTGCTCGGGATTCAGCGGTTTGGCTGGTGTTTGAGATTGATTGTCGCTGCTTAAATCTGGCATTGGCTAATTATCCACTGCAATTGCTGTAGATATGCCCATTGCCTACATTTTTAAGGAGTATCTAGTGAAAGCCACGGCAGCGCAGCTCGGCGTTTTTCATGATCTGGGCGCATTTTTCGTCAGCTTCTTTCATGATTTCACGTTCACGTTCATCCGAGATATCCAGGCCACGATGCCCGTCACCATATTTAAAAACCTGATTGGACGAACTTTTTTCGTTTTCAATCTGTTCTTTTGCTGCATTGCGAATTTTGGCCGTTTCTTTGCGGGCTTCTTCCATGACCTGGGTTTTTTGTCTCTCTATAGCGGCTTTTGC
Proteins encoded in this region:
- a CDS encoding protein kinase, which translates into the protein MPDLSSDNQSQTPAKPLNPEQEAQVDATDAASNAPEDSDIDSATKSSPDKTDWRMPVKTPKKYKQGDIVDKVFKLGKPLGSGGMGVVFACEHIEIKQQYAMKILADASVSQENWKRFQLEAKALARLHHPSIVGIHNMGVDQGEYPYYVMDLIDGETLETMLKRNGRLPVNEALQLFVQLASALDQAHTVGIIHRDLKPANVILVKDLRNNSTTAKLVDFGIARLSPKSGSTYSDQHQTASGLIFGTPIYMSPEQSTGKHVDQRSDIYSLGCSLVEALTAFPPFKGDSAFATILKHQTLTPPTLASLAPNGHFNESLESLIQKMLAKNPADRYQSMSQVGVDLTRILKGKSILSSGLSTTANNPLPASSQEDLDAGQDQNGKSNTTHQDSTTKSSLTIPLHYTPPQIVTKAPEEQKEDLLKNILIAAGVCIFLVLAGLAVISFIDYTGHKQQQQLTTSLDPAGDEESEFQVVAKLLKNNDYICKVGKDIQGKEVRIFTFPDNHYLGYMQLNDGEPFQAMGVIDAALDKKVSLHLQGVCTPFPIICKKLGNDNVNDLEIITEHPAEVISYLKDWTALKHFSFFNSLIHKEGFDESILTNEDVLKLDQLKGLKSLGLCDAKVTGEAILRLQLLKELDCLKLKNVSHQRVLLEALPQYPNIKELWLISASTTDRDIEILSNNPNIERLKLYHCALTPGCLPYLNKMHNLKSISLSCKWPDKLKEAAIQSLPSCEFIDYGKSSIY